Proteins encoded within one genomic window of Candidatus Berkiella cookevillensis:
- a CDS encoding class I SAM-dependent methyltransferase, translated as MMHTQNISTPLATLIKAYILDKGPIPFSEFMHLALYHPELGYYCNSAINIGAQGDFSTAPHMSSLFSECIARQIIEIQSQLEKKPHYLLELGAGRGKMATDILSTLATHQALPEKYFILEISPALITKQKEYLSRQIPDLAHHIEWVQQLSDLPKAFQGTIISNEFLDALPIEIFQHSHNTQALQGFVDVKDRQQDGDFVLFFEKSTDPTFIHCVEREMSQLEEALPSNYISEINTNIDTWISELSTVLEKGVMLFIDYGFDRHTFYHPDRSEGTLMCHYKHQTHANYFSQVGEQDITAHVNFSQLHNAAQALGLNTLGYTNQASFLLALNILENISISQDEKQRAVQSHALQMLLQPHEMGELFKVIALGKKFEGALQGFSIRDYQHRL; from the coding sequence ATGATGCATACACAAAACATCTCTACCCCACTGGCCACGCTTATCAAAGCGTATATTCTTGACAAAGGCCCCATTCCTTTTTCTGAATTCATGCATTTAGCGCTGTATCATCCAGAATTAGGGTATTATTGTAATTCTGCGATAAATATTGGTGCACAAGGCGATTTTAGCACTGCACCACATATGTCTTCTTTATTTTCAGAGTGCATTGCAAGACAGATCATAGAGATACAAAGCCAATTAGAAAAAAAGCCCCATTATCTTTTAGAACTGGGCGCAGGTCGTGGCAAAATGGCTACTGACATCTTATCTACTTTGGCAACGCACCAAGCCTTACCAGAGAAATATTTTATTTTAGAAATCAGCCCAGCACTGATTACCAAACAAAAAGAGTATCTTTCAAGACAAATACCCGATTTAGCACACCATATAGAATGGGTACAACAACTCTCCGATTTACCTAAAGCTTTTCAGGGCACGATTATCAGTAATGAATTTTTAGATGCCTTACCCATAGAAATTTTTCAACACTCCCATAACACGCAAGCATTACAAGGTTTTGTCGATGTAAAAGATCGGCAACAAGACGGCGATTTTGTATTATTTTTTGAAAAAAGCACCGATCCAACATTCATCCATTGTGTAGAAAGAGAGATGTCGCAACTCGAAGAAGCTCTACCAAGCAATTATATCAGTGAAATTAATACCAATATTGATACATGGATAAGTGAATTGTCCACTGTCCTTGAAAAAGGCGTTATGCTGTTTATTGATTATGGTTTTGATAGGCACACTTTTTATCATCCTGATCGCTCAGAAGGCACCCTAATGTGCCACTACAAACATCAAACACATGCCAATTACTTTAGCCAAGTAGGAGAACAAGATATCACAGCACACGTGAATTTCAGCCAATTACATAATGCCGCACAGGCATTGGGATTAAATACCCTAGGCTATACCAATCAGGCTAGTTTTTTATTAGCCTTAAATATTTTAGAAAACATAAGTATTTCTCAAGATGAGAAACAACGCGCAGTTCAATCCCATGCGCTACAAATGCTATTGCAACCCCATGAAATGGGTGAACTCTTTAAAGTGATTGCTCTTGGAAAGAAATTTGAGGGCGCACTACAAGGTTTTTCAATTCGAGATTATCAACACAGACTGTGA
- a CDS encoding dihydroneopterin aldolase, whose protein sequence is MDIIEIKTIKLNTLIGVYDWEKTVPQTLIVDIAYALPPLSEGSDQLAETIDYDAIILHIQQFAATHHFQLIETLANRLVQSLFEQFATPWIKLSINKPYANLQAKAIVFTIERQRKL, encoded by the coding sequence ATGGATATTATAGAAATCAAAACCATTAAGTTAAATACCTTAATAGGTGTGTATGACTGGGAAAAAACAGTCCCTCAAACCCTAATCGTGGATATCGCCTATGCTTTACCACCACTGTCTGAAGGCAGCGATCAATTAGCAGAAACCATCGATTATGATGCAATCATTCTGCATATTCAGCAATTTGCCGCGACCCATCATTTTCAACTCATAGAAACCTTAGCAAACCGCTTAGTACAATCACTGTTTGAACAATTTGCAACGCCTTGGATCAAACTCTCTATTAACAAGCCCTATGCTAATTTACAAGCAAAGGCGATTGTTTTTACCATTGAACGGCAGCGTAAGCTATAA
- the plsY gene encoding glycerol-3-phosphate 1-O-acyltransferase PlsY: protein MSNLISFLPLGLLFIATYLLASLSSAIVVCRLFSLPDPRTTGSKNPGATNVLRIGSKLPAFLTLLGDVLKGFIPVLVAAQLFQEPTYTAWVLFVAFLGHCFPLYYGFEGGKGVATALGSLFAFSWLVGACTAGLWLFMAFIFRFSSLASLVSLSVCPLFAYAFISSYAAIPLCMLAIIVIYRHRANVVRLWQGTESKIGSKKKT, encoded by the coding sequence ATGTCAAATTTAATCTCCTTCTTGCCTTTAGGTTTGTTGTTTATTGCTACCTATTTATTAGCATCGCTTTCATCTGCCATTGTTGTCTGTCGATTATTTTCTTTGCCAGATCCCAGAACCACAGGCTCTAAAAATCCAGGCGCAACCAATGTATTGCGTATTGGCAGTAAACTCCCCGCTTTTCTAACCTTGCTGGGTGATGTGCTCAAAGGTTTTATTCCGGTACTTGTCGCTGCGCAGCTCTTCCAGGAACCCACTTATACGGCTTGGGTATTGTTTGTGGCTTTTTTAGGGCATTGTTTTCCACTTTACTATGGTTTTGAAGGGGGCAAAGGGGTTGCAACGGCATTGGGTAGTCTTTTTGCTTTTTCTTGGTTGGTTGGTGCGTGTACAGCAGGCCTTTGGTTATTTATGGCCTTTATTTTTCGCTTTTCTTCTTTGGCTTCTTTGGTCTCTTTAAGCGTATGCCCTCTTTTTGCATACGCATTTATTTCCAGTTATGCTGCCATTCCTTTGTGTATGCTTGCAATTATTGTCATTTATCGTCATCGCGCAAATGTAGTACGTTTGTGGCAAGGTACAGAAAGTAAAATTGGTAGCAAGAAAAAAACCTAG
- the tsaD gene encoding tRNA (adenosine(37)-N6)-threonylcarbamoyltransferase complex transferase subunit TsaD: protein MRILGIESSCDDTGIAIYDSERGILADALYSQLSHQKYGGVVPELASRDHIQKVIPLISAVLEAAQLKSEDIDGIAYTKGPGLAGALMVGATIAQGLGFAWKIPTIGVHHLEGHLLAPMLAEPAPSFPFLALLISGGHTQIISVRTLGDYEILGESLDDAVGEAFDKTAKLLGLPYPGGPHLEKLAQNGNAKKFQFPRPLLHREDLNFSFSGLKTHVANVIHKTELSDENKADIAAQFEETIADILCKKMHRALLQTGISRLVVAGGVSANLTLRKALSALAEKEECHIYFPPLKYCTDNGAMIAYAGAQRLMRDEKSDFSIQVRPRWPLSELKAPEKSA, encoded by the coding sequence ATGCGTATTTTGGGGATAGAAAGCTCTTGTGATGACACCGGAATCGCTATTTATGATAGTGAAAGAGGCATATTAGCAGACGCCCTATACAGCCAGCTATCACACCAAAAATATGGTGGCGTGGTTCCAGAGCTTGCTTCTCGCGACCATATCCAAAAAGTAATACCGCTCATCAGTGCTGTATTAGAGGCTGCGCAGCTAAAATCAGAAGATATTGATGGTATTGCCTATACCAAAGGCCCAGGACTTGCAGGTGCACTGATGGTGGGTGCCACTATTGCACAAGGCTTAGGCTTTGCTTGGAAAATTCCAACCATCGGTGTCCATCATTTAGAAGGACATTTACTCGCGCCTATGCTGGCAGAGCCAGCGCCCTCATTTCCCTTTCTTGCACTCCTCATTTCTGGTGGCCACACGCAAATTATCAGTGTTCGCACTTTAGGCGACTATGAAATCTTGGGTGAAAGTCTGGATGATGCGGTTGGTGAAGCTTTTGATAAAACTGCCAAACTCTTAGGGCTTCCTTATCCAGGGGGGCCACACCTAGAAAAATTAGCTCAAAATGGCAATGCGAAAAAATTTCAATTTCCTCGTCCGTTACTACATCGAGAGGATTTAAATTTCAGTTTCAGCGGTCTTAAAACCCATGTAGCCAATGTCATTCATAAAACTGAGCTCTCCGACGAGAACAAAGCCGATATTGCAGCACAATTTGAAGAAACCATTGCCGATATTTTATGCAAAAAAATGCACCGAGCACTGTTACAAACAGGCATTAGCCGTTTAGTCGTTGCAGGCGGTGTATCTGCTAATCTGACTTTAAGAAAAGCACTCTCTGCTTTGGCTGAAAAAGAAGAATGCCATATTTATTTCCCCCCGCTGAAATATTGCACGGATAATGGTGCAATGATTGCCTATGCAGGCGCACAACGTCTCATGCGTGATGAGAAAAGTGATTTTTCTATACAGGTACGCCCACGCTGGCCATTGAGTGAATTAAAGGCACCTGAGAAATCAGCTTAA
- a CDS encoding GatB/YqeY domain-containing protein, whose amino-acid sequence MSEQSIKNQLQEAVKDAMRAKDKDKLSVMRMILAEFKQVEVDKRIELDKTQELAILDRMEKQRKEAQEQFIQANRTDLAEKEAYEIQVIQAFKPVALSAKEVEAEIQQAIFETGASEAKDMGKVMAILKPKLQGRADIAQVSSHVKMLLAKE is encoded by the coding sequence ATGTCAGAACAATCGATTAAAAATCAACTTCAAGAAGCTGTCAAAGACGCTATGCGTGCTAAAGATAAAGACAAGCTTTCTGTAATGAGAATGATATTAGCCGAGTTTAAGCAAGTGGAAGTGGATAAGCGTATAGAGCTAGACAAAACACAAGAGCTTGCCATTTTAGATAGAATGGAAAAACAGCGTAAAGAAGCCCAAGAGCAATTTATTCAAGCAAATCGTACAGATTTGGCTGAGAAAGAAGCTTATGAGATTCAGGTAATCCAAGCTTTTAAACCCGTTGCACTTTCTGCCAAAGAAGTAGAAGCAGAAATCCAGCAAGCTATTTTTGAAACGGGCGCATCTGAAGCCAAAGATATGGGTAAAGTGATGGCGATCTTAAAGCCTAAATTACAAGGCAGGGCTGACATTGCCCAAGTAAGCAGCCATGTGAAGATGCTTTTGGCAAAGGAATGA
- the dnaG gene encoding DNA primase → MNHQKGGLLTDDFIRSLLEKTDIVQLVHQSVPLKKAGTNYVACCPFHNEKSPSFTVTPNKQFYHCFGCGVSGDAISFLRTFYNLNFMEAVERLAAHLGVPVPQTQHSHQENRDVLKPYLVLLEKVASFYQHALKHHSDNQTPIQYLKKRGLEGLTAKMFRVGYAPAHWDNLVRHFGEETENIARLEKLGLIIRHEKGHYFDRFRHRIMFPIRNRKGEVIGFGGRVIDEKDTPKYMNSPESIVFKKGNHLYGQYEAHLQHNQWKTAICVEGYLDVIGLYQQGVMGAFATMGTALSEQHIKRFFQLSDEVVFCFDGDKAGRNAAWKALEVLLPHYNEQKHVKFLFLPEGDDPDSYIRIHGKEEFITQLKKSLSLSEYFFSTLCDKYPPNNVENRAQLIRVGRQYIDQLPKSTYQRMMTEALAQLTSTSQHIVTQKYNFLSKTQQPFKSYQQSYDAHRGGSYSPYNKKNQNNYTKQNYYNKQAEPVSAPPPLLSPSYIASGLLLTEPALIEIVGKQSVWEEINIPGLSLLKALCDLLLTTPVTAPDALMVSLLERGFTRNLLQQCSNKVKFIPPEGRKEELLGALDRILVIGRTQIIENLLKKSESQELNSEEKAILKKFLTFRESSGENEI, encoded by the coding sequence ATGAACCATCAAAAAGGTGGATTATTAACAGACGATTTCATTCGATCTCTTCTTGAAAAAACGGATATTGTGCAGCTTGTTCATCAAAGTGTACCCCTAAAGAAAGCGGGTACAAATTATGTGGCATGCTGTCCTTTTCATAATGAAAAGTCTCCTTCCTTTACCGTTACGCCCAACAAGCAGTTTTATCATTGCTTTGGTTGTGGGGTGAGCGGTGATGCGATTAGCTTTTTGCGCACTTTTTATAATCTAAATTTTATGGAAGCGGTAGAGCGCTTAGCTGCCCATCTGGGGGTGCCGGTTCCGCAAACACAACACAGTCATCAAGAAAATCGTGATGTATTGAAGCCTTACCTTGTACTCTTAGAAAAGGTTGCAAGCTTTTATCAACATGCTTTAAAACATCATTCTGACAATCAAACGCCTATTCAATATCTCAAAAAACGTGGTTTGGAAGGTCTGACCGCTAAAATGTTTCGAGTGGGGTATGCACCTGCGCATTGGGATAATTTGGTGCGCCATTTTGGTGAAGAGACGGAAAATATAGCACGCTTAGAAAAATTGGGACTTATCATACGTCATGAAAAAGGCCATTATTTTGATAGGTTTCGTCATCGCATTATGTTTCCTATTCGTAACCGCAAGGGAGAAGTAATTGGTTTTGGTGGACGTGTTATCGATGAAAAAGATACACCAAAATACATGAATTCGCCTGAGAGTATTGTCTTTAAAAAAGGTAATCATTTATATGGACAATATGAAGCACATTTGCAACACAATCAGTGGAAAACCGCGATCTGTGTAGAAGGCTATTTGGATGTAATCGGTTTGTATCAACAAGGGGTAATGGGCGCTTTTGCAACCATGGGTACCGCATTGTCCGAACAGCACATTAAAAGATTTTTTCAACTTTCAGATGAGGTAGTATTTTGTTTTGATGGTGACAAAGCAGGACGTAATGCCGCATGGAAAGCCTTGGAAGTATTGTTGCCACACTATAATGAGCAAAAGCACGTAAAATTCTTATTTTTGCCAGAAGGTGATGATCCTGATTCCTATATTCGTATTCATGGTAAAGAAGAATTCATCACGCAATTGAAAAAAAGCTTATCGTTATCTGAATATTTTTTCTCAACCTTGTGTGACAAATATCCGCCGAACAATGTTGAAAATAGAGCACAACTGATTCGAGTGGGTCGGCAATATATTGATCAATTGCCCAAAAGCACTTATCAGCGCATGATGACAGAAGCATTGGCGCAGCTTACTTCAACCTCACAGCACATTGTGACGCAGAAATATAATTTTCTCTCTAAGACGCAGCAGCCCTTTAAATCCTATCAGCAATCTTATGATGCGCATCGAGGTGGTAGCTATTCACCTTATAATAAAAAAAATCAAAATAATTACACAAAACAGAATTATTATAATAAGCAGGCAGAGCCGGTGTCTGCACCACCCCCTTTGTTGAGTCCTTCTTATATTGCCAGCGGTTTGCTTCTGACGGAGCCTGCTTTGATTGAGATTGTTGGCAAACAATCTGTATGGGAAGAAATTAATATACCTGGTTTGAGTTTGTTGAAAGCCCTGTGTGATTTATTATTGACGACACCTGTGACGGCACCAGATGCTTTGATGGTCTCGTTGTTGGAAAGGGGCTTTACACGTAATTTGTTGCAGCAGTGTTCTAATAAAGTTAAGTTTATTCCGCCTGAGGGTAGGAAAGAGGAGCTTTTAGGAGCACTGGATAGAATATTAGTGATAGGTCGCACTCAAATCATTGAGAATCTTTTGAAAAAATCAGAATCTCAAGAATTGAACAGTGAGGAAAAAGCCATACTGAAAAAATTCTTAACTTTTCGGGAATCTTCTGGCGAGAATGAAATCTAA
- the rpoD gene encoding RNA polymerase sigma factor RpoD: MSYVDHDEAQQSQLQDLIAAGKEKGYLTYAEVSDLLPYHVVDPEQVEDIINMMTDMGISVYEVAPDEDELSLGNDFSNAHDNGDGISFSPDSEFGRTTDPVRMYMREMGTVELLTRQGEIEIAKRIEVGIKQVLSTLATYPPNVKYVLDEYHRIRSSEGRLGDFITGFVEEHLAEGDVITLDTLSALNAMSSSSDDTTIVAADLDDDEERPESSEDELELESGPDPEIANAYFQRLNDIYQQTVAAEETYGLDSPQTAQCYQDLGQVLAVFKFVPKVFEELVSRMRDLFNLVRAQEKAIVNICVHKGKMQRQTFVTSFPGFEVDFSWADSVFKTTPENAEKMQAIKDQIKAHQEKLLAIEKNSGRKIPAIKEIHRSMSIGEARARRAKKEMVEANLRLVISIAKKYTNRGLQFLDLIQEGNIGLMKAVDKFEYRRGYKFSTYATWWIRQAITRSIADQARTIRIPVHMIETINKLNRVARQMLQEMGREPTPEELGKRMGMSEDKIRKVLKIAKEPISMETPIGDDEDSHLGDFIEDTVISSPVDSATSSGLREATKRILSSLTAREAKVLRMRFGIDMNTDHTLEEVGKQFDVTRERIRQIEAKALRKLRQPSRADDLKSFLLEDEEDKR, from the coding sequence ATGAGTTATGTCGATCACGATGAGGCACAACAATCTCAGCTGCAAGATCTCATTGCAGCCGGTAAAGAAAAGGGTTACTTAACCTATGCAGAGGTAAGTGACTTACTTCCTTATCATGTTGTTGATCCTGAACAAGTTGAAGACATCATCAATATGATGACCGATATGGGGATCTCTGTTTATGAGGTAGCACCTGATGAAGACGAATTGTCTTTAGGTAATGATTTTAGCAATGCGCATGATAATGGCGATGGCATTTCTTTTTCTCCAGATAGTGAGTTCGGGCGCACTACTGATCCTGTAAGAATGTACATGCGTGAAATGGGTACAGTTGAGTTACTCACACGCCAAGGCGAAATTGAAATCGCTAAAAGAATTGAAGTGGGCATCAAGCAAGTGCTCTCTACTTTGGCAACCTATCCTCCCAATGTTAAATATGTTTTGGATGAATATCACCGTATTCGCAGTAGTGAAGGGCGTTTGGGAGACTTTATTACAGGATTCGTGGAAGAGCATTTGGCGGAAGGGGATGTTATTACTCTAGATACCTTGAGTGCCTTAAACGCGATGAGTTCATCTTCTGATGACACAACGATTGTTGCTGCAGACTTAGATGATGATGAAGAACGTCCAGAATCATCCGAAGATGAATTAGAATTAGAATCAGGTCCTGATCCTGAGATTGCCAATGCTTACTTCCAACGTTTGAATGATATTTATCAACAAACGGTAGCAGCAGAAGAAACCTATGGTTTGGACAGTCCACAAACTGCACAATGCTATCAAGATTTAGGTCAAGTACTCGCTGTCTTTAAGTTTGTGCCTAAGGTATTTGAAGAGCTTGTATCAAGAATGCGTGATCTCTTTAATTTAGTGCGCGCTCAAGAGAAGGCTATCGTAAACATTTGTGTACACAAAGGTAAAATGCAACGCCAAACCTTTGTTACCAGCTTTCCTGGTTTTGAAGTGGATTTTTCATGGGCAGATAGCGTCTTTAAGACAACGCCTGAAAATGCTGAGAAGATGCAAGCCATTAAAGACCAAATTAAAGCACACCAAGAAAAATTATTAGCCATTGAAAAGAACAGCGGTCGTAAAATTCCTGCCATTAAAGAGATCCATCGCAGTATGTCGATTGGTGAAGCAAGGGCGCGCCGTGCTAAGAAAGAAATGGTGGAAGCGAATTTACGTTTGGTAATTTCTATTGCTAAAAAATACACTAACCGTGGTTTACAGTTCTTAGACTTAATTCAAGAAGGCAACATTGGCCTTATGAAAGCGGTTGATAAATTTGAATATCGTCGTGGCTATAAGTTTTCTACCTATGCTACTTGGTGGATTCGCCAGGCAATTACCCGTTCTATCGCAGATCAGGCGCGTACTATTCGTATCCCTGTACATATGATTGAAACGATTAACAAACTGAATCGTGTTGCACGTCAGATGCTACAAGAAATGGGGCGTGAGCCAACACCAGAAGAATTGGGCAAACGCATGGGTATGTCGGAAGATAAAATTCGTAAAGTACTCAAGATTGCCAAAGAACCGATTTCTATGGAAACACCTATTGGTGATGATGAAGATTCTCACTTAGGCGATTTCATTGAAGACACCGTTATCTCTAGTCCAGTAGATTCTGCTACCTCTTCCGGCTTAAGAGAAGCGACCAAGCGTATACTCTCTAGCTTAACCGCAAGAGAAGCCAAAGTGCTTAGAATGCGTTTTGGTATCGATATGAATACCGATCACACCCTAGAAGAAGTAGGCAAGCAATTTGATGTAACACGTGAGCGTATACGTCAGATAGAAGCTAAGGCACTGCGTAAGTTAAGACAACCCAGCAGAGCAGACGATTTGAAGTCTTTCTTACTTGAAGACGAAGAAGACAAGAGATAA
- a CDS encoding ISL3 family transposase: MPRTNLILFLPGFTIRKVLNASPLVIETTYNRKPKCPFCDGSKLRIKHSFMREVKHESVGLRRAYIRFKAHKFYCYACKRYFNQRFPGILKHQRATERLKAQVFEQHTQGVSQLDLAKQLKLGKSTIERWYQQHYLLRAQNIKAQHWPKILGIDEHFFSKKQRFATTFCDLKNHRIFDIVKGKSGSDLLPFINQLPGRERVKIACIDLSVTYRNLIKKHFPKALIVTDRFHVLRLIEQAFMKTCHSIHPQMKYHRGILAMFRTRPEHLTETKKLKLKQFLDEHPAIQALYQFKERLFTLLKHKHRKAKECKNLIPIFLDMVKQLKAAIFLPLVKLGKTLFKWREEIVRMWRFTKNNGITEGFHRKMKLIQRRAYGFRNFENYRLRVKVLCS, from the coding sequence ATGCCCCGTACCAATCTTATTTTATTTTTGCCTGGTTTTACAATTAGGAAAGTCTTAAATGCTTCACCTTTAGTTATTGAGACTACTTATAATCGGAAGCCCAAATGCCCTTTCTGTGATGGCTCTAAATTACGCATCAAGCACTCCTTCATGCGTGAGGTAAAACATGAATCCGTTGGACTACGTCGTGCTTACATTAGATTCAAAGCACATAAGTTTTATTGTTATGCTTGTAAGCGTTATTTTAATCAACGCTTTCCCGGTATCTTAAAACATCAACGCGCTACAGAAAGATTAAAAGCCCAGGTCTTTGAACAACATACACAAGGTGTCTCTCAATTAGATTTAGCCAAGCAATTAAAGCTCGGTAAATCCACCATTGAACGATGGTACCAGCAGCATTATTTATTGCGTGCTCAGAATATTAAAGCCCAACACTGGCCTAAAATACTTGGGATTGATGAACACTTCTTTTCTAAAAAACAACGATTTGCCACTACTTTTTGTGATCTAAAAAACCACCGTATCTTTGATATCGTTAAAGGCAAAAGTGGCTCTGATTTATTGCCTTTCATTAACCAATTACCAGGCAGAGAACGCGTCAAAATAGCTTGTATTGATTTAAGTGTTACTTATCGAAACCTCATTAAGAAGCACTTCCCTAAAGCCTTAATTGTAACGGATAGGTTTCATGTACTAAGACTGATTGAACAGGCTTTTATGAAAACCTGTCACAGCATCCATCCACAAATGAAGTACCACAGAGGAATACTGGCTATGTTTAGAACGCGTCCTGAGCATCTAACCGAAACCAAGAAGCTTAAACTTAAACAGTTCTTAGATGAACATCCGGCCATACAGGCGCTTTATCAGTTTAAAGAGCGACTCTTTACACTTCTAAAACATAAACATCGCAAGGCAAAGGAATGCAAAAATCTAATCCCTATTTTCCTTGATATGGTTAAACAGCTCAAAGCTGCCATCTTCTTACCGCTTGTTAAGCTCGGGAAGACCCTATTTAAATGGAGAGAGGAAATAGTAAGAATGTGGCGATTCACAAAGAACAATGGCATCACAGAAGGCTTCCATCGAAAGATGAAGCTCATTCAAAGAAGAGCATATGGATTTAGAAATTTTGAAAATTATAGATTAAGAGTTAAAGTGCTATGTTCCTAA
- a CDS encoding RNA-binding domain-containing protein — MSGIIFPERESKLLEFKSRVTDFAALIKTSIAFANAAGGRIVIGVDDKTREIIGITDSERIRIHDDFPNSLYDSASPNLVPQIYEQNFGEKTVAVIEIPASPRKPYFLKSVGVANGTYIRIGSSTRKANQEYIEDLVREAQRITYDEEIVHQSIDVLSSELLKNFYGKGVTYKRLLADKILTQQVANKELLAPTIAGVLMFTEEPQAYVPEALIRCTRFKGKEGRDIIRTEEITGSIEQQSAIVMKVLETWLATDYELQGAKLKGRLPIPEEALREAVLNALMHRKYNIPGAIKIAIYDDRLEIFSPGCFPGLVDINNLGDGITYLRNPVVVRLAHRMGLIETLGSGIRLIFDSCYKAGIKAPEYHDEGDFVKVIFYFHPHLDKKSDTEAILALIQLTKQTTAGEVAEYLGVSRNTAIRKLSALVQKNQLVKVGKGPSVKYKLVRR; from the coding sequence ATGTCCGGTATTATATTTCCTGAGAGAGAATCCAAATTACTTGAATTTAAATCAAGGGTAACAGATTTTGCAGCGCTAATTAAAACGAGTATTGCTTTTGCGAATGCTGCAGGTGGACGTATTGTTATTGGAGTGGATGATAAAACGCGAGAGATAATTGGTATTACAGACAGCGAACGTATTCGCATACATGATGATTTTCCAAATAGCCTTTATGATTCTGCCTCCCCTAATCTTGTTCCTCAAATTTATGAACAAAACTTTGGCGAGAAGACGGTAGCTGTGATTGAAATTCCAGCGAGCCCACGCAAACCGTATTTTTTGAAATCTGTGGGGGTTGCAAATGGTACTTATATTAGAATCGGCTCTAGCACGCGAAAAGCAAACCAAGAATATATTGAAGATTTGGTGAGAGAAGCTCAGCGCATTACCTATGATGAAGAAATCGTACATCAATCCATAGATGTCTTATCCTCGGAATTACTTAAAAATTTTTATGGCAAAGGCGTCACGTATAAAAGGCTGTTGGCAGATAAAATTCTTACTCAGCAGGTGGCAAATAAAGAGTTATTGGCTCCCACCATAGCTGGTGTGCTTATGTTTACAGAAGAGCCACAGGCCTATGTGCCTGAAGCATTAATTAGATGCACACGGTTTAAGGGTAAAGAGGGTAGGGATATTATACGTACAGAAGAAATTACGGGGTCAATCGAGCAACAGTCGGCTATCGTTATGAAGGTGCTGGAAACATGGCTTGCAACGGATTATGAATTACAAGGCGCCAAATTAAAAGGCAGGTTGCCAATTCCTGAGGAGGCATTACGCGAAGCAGTTCTTAATGCGTTAATGCACAGAAAATACAATATACCAGGCGCCATCAAAATCGCTATTTATGATGATCGATTAGAGATATTTAGTCCAGGATGTTTTCCAGGACTAGTTGATATCAATAATTTAGGCGATGGGATTACCTACTTGCGTAATCCTGTTGTCGTTAGATTGGCTCATCGCATGGGTTTAATAGAGACATTAGGTAGTGGTATTCGATTAATTTTTGATAGTTGTTACAAAGCGGGAATTAAAGCGCCCGAGTATCATGATGAGGGAGATTTTGTCAAAGTTATATTTTATTTTCATCCTCATCTCGATAAAAAATCTGATACTGAAGCTATCCTGGCGTTAATCCAATTGACTAAGCAAACTACTGCTGGAGAAGTTGCAGAATATTTAGGTGTTTCTAGAAATACGGCTATTAGAAAATTAAGTGCTCTCGTACAAAAAAATCAACTTGTTAAAGTAGGCAAAGGGCCATCAGTGAAATATAAATTAGTACGGCGTTAA